Genomic segment of Dactylococcopsis salina PCC 8305:
GGCTTTGCGGAAGTTATAACTATTACTCATAGCGGTTTCTCTTTGCTAAGGTTAACTGACACTTTTATCTCTTATTGTGGCGGATGACACCCGTAATGGGTAGTGGAGAAAACCGATATTTTCATGATTCTTTTTGATAGGCGACACCGAGATAGAGTTCGCCAATTTTGGGATTATCTAATAATTCTTTTCCAGAACCAGTGGCTCGATCGACCCCATTTTCGAGAACATAACCCCGATCGGCCATTTCTAGTGCTTTACGAGCATTTTGTTCCACGAGAATAATTGCTTTTCCCGTTTGGTTAATGGCTTGTATCTGTTCAAAAACACTGTTCACCAGTAGGGGAGATAACGCCGCCGAAGGTTCATCTAAAATCAATAAATCGGGATCAAGCATTAACGCTCGTCCCATTCCTAACATCTGTCGTTCTCCGCCAGAGAGAGTTCCTGCTTTTTGGCGGCGACGTTGTGCCAAGACGGGAAACATAGTGTAAATTTTATCTTTGAGAGCGTTTAGTGATCCTTTACAAATAAAGCCTCCCATTTCCAAATTTTCTTCGACGGATAAGGCAGCAAAAACGTTAGAAATTTGTGGAACGTAACACATTCCTCGTTGGACAATTTCGTTCGGTTTCAAGCCACCAATACTTTCTCCCTTAAAGTTAATTTCACCAGAACTAGGAGTGAGTAATCCGAAAATGGCTTTGGCGAGAGTCGATTTTCCCGCACCGTTGGGACCGATCACTGCGACTAATTCTCCAGGGTTAATATGAAAGTTAATCCCCTGCAAAATATACAAGCCTTTGATATAGCCAGCGTAAACGTCTTTAACGGTGAGAAGATGATTCATGGGAGGACTGTTACTGTAAGTTCTGATTGTCTATTGTGGCGTATTTTGTAAATCTGGACGTTCTTCAGGAACGATCGCCCCTTCTACGGGACAAACTTGTAAACAAATACCACAGTCGATACAGGTATCAAAGTCGATCCAATACCACTCAGTTCCTTTTTCGTTTTTGCCGGGTCCTTCGTGAATACAAGCGACGGGACAAGCGCCCACACAGTCAGCAACGCCTTCACAAGTGTTCGTAACGATCGTATAAGGCACGGTCTTTCCTCTGCTTCATTTTTCTTCACCTTAGCAAGGATAACATATAGCAATCAGCAACGATTTATAACAATTAATCGCCCCCTAACCCCCAATCCTGGGGGAATTTAGTGAAGCGACTTCTCACAGAAGAAGTCACAGAGGCTTTGGTCATGGAACGTCTCCCAGTGAACAAATAACGAATAACGAATAACAAATAACGAATAACAAATAACGAATAACAAATAACGAATAACGAATAACGAATAACGAATAACAAATAACAAATAACGAATATTGGTGTTGGGTTTCGTTACCTCCACCCAACCTACTTTCTATAATGGTTGAATGATATCCTGATAATAAAGTCCAATTTATGAACTTTCTCACCGAACTTCTTTCTCCGAAAACCTCTCAAACTACAACGAAAACCGCACCACAACGAAAGCGCCATCGGGGAACTGAAATTAAAAATAGCCTCGAAATCGAATTGATGCGAGAATCAGGGCGCATTGTGGCGACGGTTTTAAAGGAAATTTCCCAAATTGCTGCACCTGGAATGACAACGATGGAGTTAGATGCTTATGCAGAAAAACGTATCCGAGAAATGGGCGCAACCCCTAGTTTTAAGGGATATCATGGCTTTCCTGGGTCGATTTGTGTTTGCTTAAATGATGAGGTGGTACATGGGATTCCCAATGCAAAAAAGGTGATTCGCAATGGTGATTTATTAAAGGTGGATACGGGTGCGTATAAAAATGGCTTTCATGGCGATTCCTGTATTACGATCGCGGTTGGTAAGGTGAAACCGAAAGCTCTAGAATTAATGGCAGTTGCGGAAAATGGGATGTATGAAGGGGTAAAACAAGTTAAAGCTGGAAATTCTTTGTTAGATATTGCTGCGGCGATCGAGGATTATGTCACCAGTAAAGGTTACAGTATTGTAGAAGGGTTTACGGGTCATGGTGTAGGTCGTAATCTCCATGAAGCACCGGCGGTGTTTAATACCCGTACCGAACAACTCCCGAATGTGAAGCTGAAAGCGGGAATGGTGTTAGCCATTGAACCGATTATTAATGCGGGATCGAAGTTTACAAGAACACTGCGCGATCGCTGGACAGTGGTCACGATCGATAAATGTCTCTCCGCACAATTTGAACATACGGTATTAGTCACCAAAGAGGGTTATGAAATTTTAACCGATCGCGCTGAAGTTGAGAATTAGAGAAGATTAAACAAACCCCAACTCTCCCACCACTTCCAAACGTTTATATTCACTGAGACTCATAAACTTTTCTGCTAAACTGTCGGACATGGTGGGGGTAATCCAACCCATCTGCATCAATAAATCAATCGCGGTGGCATATTTCGCCCGTTTTGAGCCATCTAAGGCTTTAATTGCCAAGCCCATCCCTTCCCCAATGCGACCAATACATTGCACTCCTTCCGCGCCACTTTTACTCACTAATTCCCCATTACTCACCCTCATCAATTCCGTATCAAATTCTCCTTCCCCTGCGACCATTTCAGGATAATGAGTCATCGCACGGCTGATTCGTTCCAAATAGACATCATCCCCAGAAGACAAATGAGCGTACAACGTCGCCATCTGGGATAACTGCATAAAATAAGTGGGAACACCACAATCATCCTGTACCGCAATAAATTCAGCACCTGGCATCTGTAACAGTTCTCCCACACCACTTAAAATCAATTCTTGAATCGCGCTACGATGACGCATATAGTTATTTAGCGTCCAACCCGATTGTTGACAGACGGCTAACATCCCCGCGTGTTTTCCTGAACAATTGTATTCGAGAGGGCTACGTTTGCCAGGTGGAATCGGACATTGTAAAGCACTGGGTTCTATATTTGCTCGCCAGAGAATATTAAATACTTGTCGCGCTTGTTGAATTGTTCCCTGATGAGAACTGCAAATAATGGCTAAATCTTTGTCAGTGAGCTTAAAATGCTCTAATGCTCCCGTTTTCACCACAGGAAGCGCTTGAAAGGGTTTCAAGGAAGAACGAATAAAAGAACCCGTTTCCGAATCACCCGCAAAGGACAAAATCCGTCCTCGATGATCACAGATTAAAGCGTGGACTTTGTGGATCGATTCGACAATCCCTTCTCGCAGGAGATGAACTTCTAATTCTGGGGTTTGCGTCCGTTTTTTGCTCATAAATAATTGCTCAAGTTACAGGAAATAGGTGAGGAGTCGCCAAGCTAAAAGGTCGATCGCGCTGAGAATCACTAACACCAACGCCGTGATCTGCAACCGTTTAAAGATGGGAGTAATCTGATAGGATACCACCAGTCGATCGCGCCTTAAAACGGAATCTGGTTTTTCCCAAGTTTGTCCATCGTACCAGCCCGACTCTTCATAAGGAATGGCGGCTTTTTCCAGACGATTCCGAACATAAGACCATCCTAAATAAAGTCTGACCACCATAAAAACGACTAACAAACTCGCCCCCAAAGCACCACAAAGAAAAAATTGATAGGGATGAGTCGCGAGGGGAAAACTCCCGACAGTGAGAGGGCCCGCCATCACCCAACCCCATCCCCAAGTCCAAAGCAGTTTCCGAATGTAACAGTCGCGACTAAATGTCACCCAACGAAAGGGCCAATCAGTTTTTAGTTTCTCATATTCATTGAGAGGAAGTTGTTCTGGGGGAACTGGACAAGGC
This window contains:
- a CDS encoding ABC transporter ATP-binding protein, which gives rise to MNHLLTVKDVYAGYIKGLYILQGINFHINPGELVAVIGPNGAGKSTLAKAIFGLLTPSSGEINFKGESIGGLKPNEIVQRGMCYVPQISNVFAALSVEENLEMGGFICKGSLNALKDKIYTMFPVLAQRRRQKAGTLSGGERQMLGMGRALMLDPDLLILDEPSAALSPLLVNSVFEQIQAINQTGKAIILVEQNARKALEMADRGYVLENGVDRATGSGKELLDNPKIGELYLGVAYQKES
- a CDS encoding indolepyruvate ferredoxin oxidoreductase subunit alpha — encoded protein: MPYTIVTNTCEGVADCVGACPVACIHEGPGKNEKGTEWYWIDFDTCIDCGICLQVCPVEGAIVPEERPDLQNTPQ
- the map gene encoding type I methionyl aminopeptidase, with the translated sequence MNFLTELLSPKTSQTTTKTAPQRKRHRGTEIKNSLEIELMRESGRIVATVLKEISQIAAPGMTTMELDAYAEKRIREMGATPSFKGYHGFPGSICVCLNDEVVHGIPNAKKVIRNGDLLKVDTGAYKNGFHGDSCITIAVGKVKPKALELMAVAENGMYEGVKQVKAGNSLLDIAAAIEDYVTSKGYSIVEGFTGHGVGRNLHEAPAVFNTRTEQLPNVKLKAGMVLAIEPIINAGSKFTRTLRDRWTVVTIDKCLSAQFEHTVLVTKEGYEILTDRAEVEN
- a CDS encoding asparaginase, with product MSKKRTQTPELEVHLLREGIVESIHKVHALICDHRGRILSFAGDSETGSFIRSSLKPFQALPVVKTGALEHFKLTDKDLAIICSSHQGTIQQARQVFNILWRANIEPSALQCPIPPGKRSPLEYNCSGKHAGMLAVCQQSGWTLNNYMRHRSAIQELILSGVGELLQMPGAEFIAVQDDCGVPTYFMQLSQMATLYAHLSSGDDVYLERISRAMTHYPEMVAGEGEFDTELMRVSNGELVSKSGAEGVQCIGRIGEGMGLAIKALDGSKRAKYATAIDLLMQMGWITPTMSDSLAEKFMSLSEYKRLEVVGELGFV
- a CDS encoding CGLD27 family protein, with the translated sequence MISQPCPVPPEQLPLNEYEKLKTDWPFRWVTFSRDCYIRKLLWTWGWGWVMAGPLTVGSFPLATHPYQFFLCGALGASLLVVFMVVRLYLGWSYVRNRLEKAAIPYEESGWYDGQTWEKPDSVLRRDRLVVSYQITPIFKRLQITALVLVILSAIDLLAWRLLTYFL